The Canis lupus baileyi chromosome 11, mCanLup2.hap1, whole genome shotgun sequence genome includes a window with the following:
- the ZBED4 gene encoding zinc finger BED domain-containing protein 4: MENNQETRPRRDGEFVSDKINFKIEEEDDVQIPNPSLEGVEFKAEPDGNRAEGGGGRAEARGPPGKCPAADQEEEYGSLFSQYSSTLYDVAMEAVTQSLLSGRAVSSRKKSPAWKHFFISPRDSTKAICTYCMKEFSRGKNEKDLSTSCLMRHVRRAHPTVLVQENGSVPGLPSLSPPPLRLPPQPTDPGDLGAVLSPVSLAPKLALKAPSPDDMMEESTSAVSLEETPSDAPASDKYGREEAPGGPPPMPPLPCEDSAENGAERNPPPPKSTSGSRRRSAVWKHFYLSPLDNSKAVCIHCMNEFSRGKNGKDLGTSCLIRHMWRAHRSIVLQENGGSGLPPPYAAPPTLLPALPPPDGDPSSVSSSPGKLVQESPSASSSPDRLTEDLQVHLHAGDTLMEDASALSSDDVGEASLASSPEKPQAGGMSPSLLECGAVFQQNKKVMKRLKSEVWQHFSLAPMDSLKAVCRHCACIISRGKRGDVGTSCLMRHLYRRHPDVVSNQKGSLGAGLANSPYATLASAESSSSKLTDLPSMVTKNNQVLFPVNSKKTSKLWNHFSICSADPTKVVCLHCGRTISRGKKPTNLGTSCLLRHLQRFHGSVLKPDVPRAARASSPSLRGPLSTQLSGASSFDDTNEKFYDSHPVAKKITSLIAEMIALDLQPYSFVDNVGFNRLLEYLKPQYSLPSPSYFSRTAIPGMYDNVKQIVLSHLKEAESGVIHFTSGIWMSNQTREYLTLTAHWVTFASSARPYCEDHHCSALLDVSQVDCDYSGNSIRKQLECWWEAWVTSTGLQIGITVTDNPSIGKTLSEGERASVQCFSHTVNLVVSEAIKSQRMVQNLLSIARKICERVHRSPKAKEKLAELQKEYELPQHHLIQDVPSKWNTSFHMLERLIEQKRAINEMSIECNFRELISCDQWEVMQSVCHALKPFDAASREMSTHVSTLSQVIPMIHILNRKIEMLFEETMGIDTMLKSLKEAMVSRLAATLHDPRYIFATLLDPRYKASLFSEEEAEQYKQDLIRELEVLNSTSEDTPVSNGCDPGSPSKDAVGEENLWSLMAKMTKKGPREKTKVPEDMVLAYLEEEVLEHSCDPLTYWNLKKSAWPGLSTLAVRFLGCPPSIVPSERLFSTPTENGGFGQSRLTMEHFEKLIFLKVNLPLIYFQY, from the coding sequence ATGGAGAACAACCAGGAGACGCGTCCCAGAAGGGATGGTGAATTTGtttctgataaaataaattttaaaatagaagaggaagatgaTGTTCAAATCCCTAATCCCAGTTTGGAAGGAGTGGAGTTTAAAGCGGAGCCGGACGGGAACCGGGCCGAGGGTGGCGGGGGCCGGGCGGAGGCCAGGGGGCCGCCCGGGAAGTGCCCCGCTGCCGACCAGGAGGAGGAGTACGGCTCCCTGTTCTCCCAGTACAGCAGCACGCTGTACGACGTAGCCATGGAGGCCGTGACGCAGAGCCTCCTCTCGGGCCGGGCTGTGAGCTCCAGGAAGAAGTCTCCGGCCTGGAAGCATTTCTTCATCTCCCCACGGGACAGCACCAAGGCCATCTGCACCTACTGCATGAAGGAGTTCAGCCGAGGGAAGAACGAGAAGGACCTGAGCACCAGCTGCCTCATGAGACACGTGCGGAGGGCTCATCCCACGGTGCTCGTCCAGGAGAACGGCAGTGTGCCGGGCCTGCCCTCCCTGTCACCCCCTCCTCTGCGGCTGCCGCCGCAGCCCACCGACCCCGGGGACCTGGGCGCCGTGCTCTCGCCCGTCAGCCTCGCCCCGAAACTGGCATTAAAGGCCCCGTCCCCCGATGACATGATGGAGGAGTCCACGTCTGCGGTCTCCTTGGAAGAAACCCCCTCTGACGCGCCCGCCTCTGACAAGTACGGTAGGGAGGAGGCCCCGGGGGGCCCGCCCCCcatgccccccctcccctgcgAGGACAGCGCGGAGAACGGGGCGGAGAGGAATCCCCCGCCTCCCAAGAGCACTTCGGGCTCCAGGAGGCGGTCGGCTGTGTGGAAGCACTTCTACCTGTCGCCCCTGGACAACTCCAAGGCCGTGTGCATCCACTGCATGAACGAGTTCAGCAGGGGCAAGAACGGCAAGGACCTGGGCACCAGCTGCCTGATTAGGCACATGTGGCGGGCACACCGCTCCATCGTGCTGCAGGAGAACGGGGGCTCGGGACTCCCGCCGCCTTACGCAGcgccccccaccctgctgcccGCCCTGCCGCCGCCCGATGGGGACCCGAGCTCCGTGTCGTCCTCTCCGGGAAAGCTGGTCCAGGAGTCCCCTTCTGCGTCCTCCTCCCCTGACCGGCTGACGGAGGACCTGCAGGTGCACCTGCACGCCGGGGACACGCTGATGGAAGACGCGTCGGCGCTGTCCTCTGACGACGTGGGCGAGGCCTCGCTGGCGTCCTCCCCCGAGAAGCCGCAGGCTGGCGGGATGAGCCCCAGCCTGCTGGAATGCGGTGCCGTGTTCCAGCAGAATAAGAAGGTCATGAAGAGGCTGAAGTCGGAGGTTTGGCAGCATTTTTCGCTGGCGCCCATGGACAGCCTCAAGGCGGTGTGCAGACACTGCGCTTGCATCATCAGCCGGGGCAAGAGGGGCGACGTGGGCACCAGCTGTTTGATGCGGCACCTCTACCGACGCCACCCAGACGTCGTGAGCAACCAGAAGGGCTCTCTGGGTGCTGGGTTGGCAAATTCTCCGTACGCCACCTTGGCTTCTGCAGAAAGTTCCTCCTCCAAGTTGACTGACTTGCCATCTATGGTTACGAAAAACAATCAGGTTCTATTTCCCGTTAACAGCAAGAAGACCTCCAAGCTGTGGAATCACTTCTCCATCTGCTCCGCGGACCCCACCAAGGTGGTGTGCTTGCACTGCGGCCGCACCATCAGCCGGGGGAAGAAGCCCACCAACCTGGGCACCAGCTGCCTGCTGCGCCATCTGCAGCGCTTCCACGGCAGTGTGCTCAAGCCTGACGTGCCCAGGGCGGCGCGGGCCTCCTCGCCCAGCCTCCGCGGGCCCCTGAGCACACAGCTGTCAGGAGCTTCCTCCTTTGACGACACCAACGAGAAGTTCTATGATTCTCATCCAGTTGCCAAAAAAATCACAAGTCTCATAGCTGAAATGATTGCACTTGACCTCCAGCCATATTCTTTTGTAGACAATGTTGGCTTTAACCGGCTGCTCGAATACTTGAAACCTCAGTACTCTTTGCCCTCACCTTCTTACTTCTCCAGGACAGCCATCCCAGGCATGTACGATAATGTGAAACAGATCGTCCTGTCACACCTTAAGGAAGCGGAGAGCGGTGTGATCCATTTCACGTCCGGAATATGGATGAGTAACCAGACCCGCGAGTACCTGACGCTCACCGCCCACTGGGTCACCTTCGCGTCGTCGGCCCGGCCGTACTGTGAGGACCACCACTGCTCAGCCCTGCTGGACGTGTCTCAGGTGGACTGTGACTACAGTGGCAACAGCATCCGGAAGCAGCTGGAGTGCTGGTGGGAGGCCTGGGTGACGTCCACTGGCCTTCAGattgggatcacagtcaccgacAACCCGAGCATCGGGAAGACGCTGAGCGAGGGGGAGCGCGCCAGCGTGCAGTGCTTCAGCCACACTGTCAACCTGGTCGTCAGCGAGGCCATCAAGAGCCAACGGATGGTCCAGAACCTCCTCAGCATCGCACGGAAAATATGCGAGCGGGTCCACCGGTCACCGAAAGCGAAAGAGAAGCTGGCCGAGCTGCAGAAGGAGTACGAGCTGCCCCAGCACCACCTCATTCAAGACGTCCCATCCAAGTGGAACACGTCATTTCACATGCTTGAGCGACTCATAGAACAGAAACGGGCGATTAACGAGATGTCCATCGAGTGCAACTTCAGAGAGCTGATCAGCTGTGACCAGTGGGAGGTCATGCAGTCCGTGTGCCACGCGCTGAAGCCCTTTGATGCCGCGAGTCGGGAGATGAGCACCCACGTGTCCACGCTCAGCCAGGTTATCCCCATGATCCACATCCTCAACAGGAAAATCGAGATGCTCTTTGAGGAGACGATGGGCATCGACACCATGCTGAAGTCCTTGAAGGAAGCCATGGTGAGCCGGCTGGCTGCCACCCTCCACGACCCGAGGTACATCTTTGCCACGTTGCTGGACCCTCGCTACAAGGCCTCCCTCTTCTCGGAAGAGGAGGCGGAGCAGTACAAGCAGGATCTAATCAGGGAACTGGAAGTGCTCAATTCTACCTCAGAGGACACACCTGTTTCCAACGGGTGTGACCCAGGCTCCCCCTCGAAAGACGCGGTGGGGGAGGAGAACCTGTGGTCACTCATGGCCAAGATGACGAAGAAGGGCCCCAGGGAAAAGACGAAGGTGCCCGAGGACATGGTGCTTGCGTATCTGGAGGAGGAGGTGCTCGAACACAGCTGTGACCCCCTCACCTACTGGAACCTGAAGAAGTCGGCCTGGCCGGGCCTGTCCACCCTGGCCGTCAGGTTCCTGGGCTGCCCCCCCAGTATCGTACCCTCTGAAAGGCTGTTCAGCACACCCACGGAGAACGGTGGCTTCGGCCAGTCCAGGCTCACGATGgaacattttgaaaaactgaTCTTCTTGAAAGTGAATCTTCCCTTGATATACTTTCAGTATTGA